From Spirosoma agri, one genomic window encodes:
- a CDS encoding TolC family protein — protein MHVAWKQIGAVVALILTTGLSGTYAQTTSSALPAGAATTSLANGTATRLNLQQCIDIAQQNNIQVRQGQLTVANSDLQLRQSRLNLLPTTNFQANQGLNGGRSINPQSNGFIQQSIVSGSYQLNGAVTLYNGMTLRNTIKQNDLILQASRHELNATQNNVSLTVAQNYLNVLTGAEQLAVAQRQAEVTQAQLDRTQRLVNAGSAPEANLFELRATLAGNDVDVITAQNTLDLARVALLQAMNVPINQAFEVEPINVPDPGLDPYTATVQQLFDIAATNLPEVKGADMRVQSAALGVQVAKGALYPTLSLNGNLSSIYSSAANKQQVATGTSSQQITGFFTDATGAQQPVYSNVTNFNIADVTYADQLKNNFNRSASLFLRVPIFQGNLSRNRITTAKIQQQTAELTAQNTRLTLRQQIETAYTGMRAAANKFRATQVQVTSLEKAFQVAESRLNAGAINATDYSIAKTNLDRARASLVQSKYDYVFRTKILDYYQNKPLAFN, from the coding sequence ATGCACGTGGCGTGGAAACAAATCGGGGCCGTTGTCGCTCTGATCCTAACAACAGGTTTATCAGGAACGTACGCACAGACCACATCCAGTGCATTACCGGCTGGCGCTGCAACGACATCCCTGGCGAATGGTACGGCAACCCGGCTGAATTTACAGCAATGTATCGATATCGCTCAACAGAACAACATTCAGGTTCGGCAAGGGCAATTGACCGTCGCTAACAGCGACTTGCAGTTACGCCAGTCCCGGTTAAACCTGTTACCGACGACTAACTTTCAGGCCAACCAGGGACTAAACGGTGGACGGAGTATTAACCCGCAATCGAACGGATTTATCCAGCAGTCTATTGTCTCGGGCAGTTATCAGCTGAACGGGGCCGTCACGCTTTACAATGGCATGACCCTGCGCAACACCATCAAGCAGAATGACCTGATCCTTCAGGCCAGCCGCCACGAGTTAAACGCTACGCAAAACAACGTGTCGCTGACGGTTGCCCAGAATTACCTGAATGTACTGACGGGCGCGGAGCAACTGGCGGTTGCCCAGCGTCAGGCCGAAGTGACGCAGGCTCAACTCGATCGTACCCAGCGACTGGTCAATGCGGGATCAGCACCCGAAGCGAACCTGTTTGAACTCCGTGCGACGTTGGCCGGTAATGACGTTGATGTGATTACGGCGCAAAACACGCTTGATCTGGCTCGCGTTGCCTTACTTCAGGCCATGAACGTACCAATCAATCAGGCTTTTGAGGTTGAGCCCATCAATGTGCCCGATCCCGGTCTTGATCCCTACACGGCAACTGTGCAGCAACTGTTTGATATTGCAGCTACGAATCTGCCGGAGGTGAAAGGAGCCGATATGCGCGTGCAAAGTGCCGCGTTGGGCGTTCAGGTGGCCAAAGGGGCGCTTTACCCAACCTTATCGCTGAACGGGAACTTGAGCAGTATTTATTCCAGTGCGGCTAACAAGCAGCAAGTGGCGACCGGTACGTCGAGCCAGCAGATCACCGGGTTCTTCACCGATGCCACGGGCGCGCAACAACCCGTCTATTCCAATGTCACGAATTTCAATATTGCCGATGTAACGTATGCTGATCAGTTGAAAAATAACTTCAACCGGTCGGCGTCACTCTTTTTGCGGGTGCCTATTTTTCAGGGTAATCTATCCCGAAATCGGATCACGACGGCGAAAATTCAGCAGCAGACCGCCGAGTTAACGGCTCAGAACACGCGCCTGACGCTCCGTCAGCAAATTGAAACGGCTTATACGGGCATGCGGGCGGCTGCCAATAAATTCCGTGCGACACAGGTGCAGGTTACTTCACTTGAAAAGGCGTTTCAGGTTGCCGAAAGCCGGTTAAATGCCGGTGCTATCAACGCGACTGATTACAGCATTGCCAAAACAAATCTCGATCGTGCCCGTGCCAGTCTGGTTCAGTCCAAGTACGATTATGTGTTCAGAACCAAGATTTTAGACTATTACCAAAATAAACCACTTGCATTCAATTAG
- a CDS encoding efflux RND transporter periplasmic adaptor subunit, with product MKQKSNRIWWILGGLIILVVGGLVAAKQAGIIGKPKSTEVDFATVNRTNITERVSASGRVQPQVEVKISPDVSGEIIGLYVNEGDPVKAGQLLCRIRPDNYESLLARAKATVNQSRAQLEQSKASVAQSSARLIRAKADYDRTRKLYADKVVSSADLETSEANFNVAKQEVEAANANVRASQFNIQSAEASLRDANENLRKTTIYAPVGGTVSKLNIELGERVVGTSQMAGTEIMRIANLQNMEVRINVNENDIVRVNMGDTADIEVDSYTMAGRKFKGIVYEIANTANGLTSSSGAAATVSADAVTEFEVKVKILNNSYSDLLAQKDKKGYPFKPGMTASVEIITDRKNGVLSVPIAAVTTRGAGIDATGQVEKEEQESEEATNAVQKPVEQIERKEKPKEIVFVNVGGKATQREVKTGISDFENIEIMSGLKQGEQIVSGPFVAVSKKLKDGELIIKRDPNKNKKKEDEKE from the coding sequence ATGAAACAGAAATCAAACAGAATTTGGTGGATACTAGGAGGGCTGATCATTCTGGTCGTTGGCGGTTTAGTAGCCGCTAAACAGGCCGGGATAATCGGAAAACCGAAATCGACAGAAGTAGATTTTGCGACCGTTAATCGAACAAACATTACCGAGCGGGTTAGTGCATCAGGACGGGTGCAGCCACAGGTTGAAGTGAAAATCAGTCCCGACGTATCGGGAGAAATAATCGGGCTCTATGTGAACGAAGGTGATCCCGTCAAAGCGGGCCAGCTGTTGTGCCGTATTCGCCCTGATAATTACGAATCGCTGCTGGCGCGGGCCAAAGCAACCGTCAACCAGAGTCGTGCCCAACTGGAGCAGTCCAAAGCGTCCGTAGCCCAGTCGAGTGCCCGGTTGATTCGGGCCAAAGCCGACTACGACCGAACCCGTAAACTATATGCCGACAAGGTAGTCTCTTCCGCCGACCTGGAAACGAGCGAAGCCAACTTCAACGTGGCCAAACAGGAGGTCGAAGCGGCCAATGCCAACGTTCGTGCTTCGCAGTTCAATATACAGAGCGCGGAAGCCAGTCTGCGCGATGCCAACGAGAACCTGCGTAAAACCACGATTTATGCGCCGGTTGGTGGAACGGTCTCGAAGCTGAATATCGAACTGGGCGAACGCGTGGTAGGTACGTCGCAGATGGCCGGGACCGAGATTATGCGGATCGCCAATCTCCAGAATATGGAGGTGCGAATCAATGTCAATGAAAACGACATTGTTCGGGTCAATATGGGCGATACAGCAGATATTGAAGTTGACTCCTACACGATGGCCGGGCGTAAATTCAAGGGTATCGTCTATGAAATCGCCAATACGGCCAATGGATTAACAAGTTCATCAGGTGCGGCCGCTACGGTTTCGGCCGATGCGGTTACCGAGTTCGAGGTGAAGGTCAAGATTCTGAATAATTCCTACTCAGATTTACTGGCACAAAAAGATAAGAAAGGCTATCCGTTCAAGCCCGGCATGACCGCTTCGGTCGAGATCATCACCGACCGGAAAAATGGCGTACTATCCGTTCCTATCGCTGCCGTTACGACGCGGGGTGCTGGTATCGACGCTACGGGACAGGTAGAAAAAGAAGAGCAGGAAAGCGAAGAGGCTACTAACGCGGTTCAGAAACCGGTCGAACAGATCGAACGGAAAGAAAAACCCAAAGAGATCGTTTTTGTCAACGTGGGCGGAAAAGCCACGCAGCGCGAGGTGAAAACAGGAATCAGCGATTTTGAGAATATCGAAATTATGTCGGGGCTGAAACAGGGCGAACAGATTGTATCAGGTCCGTTCGTTGCCGTGTCGAAGAAACTCAAGGATGGTGAACTGATCATCAAGCGCGATCCGAACAAGAATAAAAAGAAAGAAGACGAGAAGGAGTAA
- a CDS encoding NAD(P)H-dependent glycerol-3-phosphate dehydrogenase: MKVSQPVRLTMVGGGSWATALVKILSENNVSIKWWLRKTSDAEHIKQFGHNPSYLSDVQINTRKVKVCTKIRDAFRDSQYIVLAVPAAFVSDALTGIRPEHFDGKCVISAIKGMIPGANQLVTDWVSEQYNVPTQRMSVIAGPCHAEEVALEKQSYLTIASPDPVCAENVSDLLRCRFVQTTPVDDIYGIEYSAVMKNIIALACGITRGLGYGDNFQAVLVSNAMQEIRRFVDAIHAKHRDLSGSAYLGDLLVTAYSPFSRNRTFGTLIGRGYTIQSAQAEMNMIAEGYYAVKSIYEVNQRFGVRMPIVDAVYTILYEKAAPGAAMNTLKELLK, encoded by the coding sequence ATGAAAGTATCGCAACCCGTTCGGCTGACTATGGTAGGTGGAGGAAGTTGGGCAACGGCGCTCGTCAAAATCCTTTCCGAGAACAATGTCAGTATAAAGTGGTGGCTTCGCAAAACGTCTGACGCGGAGCATATTAAGCAATTTGGCCACAATCCCAGTTACCTCAGTGATGTGCAGATTAATACCCGAAAGGTGAAAGTCTGTACGAAAATTCGGGACGCGTTTCGCGATAGTCAGTATATCGTGCTGGCCGTTCCAGCGGCTTTCGTATCCGATGCGTTGACAGGAATCAGACCCGAGCATTTCGACGGCAAATGTGTTATCTCGGCGATCAAAGGGATGATACCGGGGGCGAATCAGCTCGTAACAGATTGGGTCAGTGAACAATACAACGTGCCCACTCAACGAATGTCGGTCATTGCCGGACCCTGTCATGCCGAAGAGGTTGCGCTCGAGAAACAGTCCTACCTGACAATTGCTTCGCCCGATCCGGTTTGTGCCGAGAACGTGTCTGACCTGCTGCGCTGCCGGTTTGTGCAGACAACACCGGTCGATGATATCTACGGAATTGAATACAGTGCCGTTATGAAAAACATCATCGCTTTGGCCTGTGGTATTACGCGCGGCCTGGGTTATGGCGACAATTTTCAGGCGGTACTGGTGTCTAACGCGATGCAGGAAATTCGGCGATTTGTGGACGCGATTCATGCCAAGCACCGCGATTTGAGTGGGTCAGCCTACCTGGGTGACTTACTGGTAACGGCCTATTCGCCCTTTAGCCGAAACCGAACGTTCGGCACGCTCATCGGTCGTGGCTATACGATTCAATCGGCGCAGGCTGAAATGAACATGATTGCCGAAGGGTATTATGCCGTGAAAAGTATCTACGAAGTCAACCAGCGTTTCGGCGTCAGAATGCCGATTGTTGATGCTGTTTATACAATTCTTTACGAAAAAGCAGCGCCCGGTGCCGCAATGAATACGCTTAAAGAGTTATTGAAATAA
- a CDS encoding MOSC domain-containing protein, with protein MENIKDLFNVFPRPGRVEWIGIRAERRVSPEVVQSVEVSEKKGLIGDHYSGQSGNRHVTLIQAEHLPVVAALTGRDVLDPSLVRRNIVVSGLNLLALKDQQIHIGDVVLKITGQCHPCSKMETALGPGGYNAMRGHGGMTAKVVTGGTISVGDDVVVMAN; from the coding sequence ATGGAGAATATCAAAGACTTGTTTAACGTGTTTCCCCGGCCCGGTCGGGTTGAGTGGATTGGTATCCGAGCCGAAAGGCGTGTATCGCCCGAGGTCGTTCAATCGGTCGAGGTGTCTGAAAAGAAGGGGCTTATTGGTGATCACTATAGCGGACAGAGTGGCAATCGACACGTTACGCTCATTCAGGCCGAGCACTTACCGGTCGTGGCAGCCTTGACGGGTCGCGACGTGCTGGATCCATCGCTCGTCCGTCGAAACATCGTGGTGTCGGGTTTGAACTTGCTGGCGCTGAAAGACCAGCAGATTCATATTGGCGATGTAGTCCTGAAAATTACGGGCCAGTGTCACCCATGTTCTAAAATGGAAACTGCTTTGGGGCCGGGTGGCTATAATGCCATGCGCGGGCACGGTGGCATGACCGCAAAAGTAGTGACCGGTGGGACAATAAGCGTGGGTGATGACGTGGTTGTAATGGCTAACTAA
- a CDS encoding carboxypeptidase-like regulatory domain-containing protein — MRYLIVFFLIVSMALVQPGTALAQGKYVIGTVIDQTNQKGVDKVTVINQRTRQRARTNATGRFFLTAVPGDSLILTSQLYNRIGIRYDGSDNPTITALALPPMPYRVVDLAEVTVTGKRYEEVKREIQQILDEPTASKKVTGEQAFDRLADGAGVTLLYEMFAKRPKSDRKAYFIMQQDRRHALALERFRLLVEQSTNLKTDEVDRFFDFCDLDDEFLLKAEDYDLINTIQQLRNRYRDGFNRPSRLSSDPADKTPKQR, encoded by the coding sequence ATGCGTTATCTCATCGTCTTTTTTCTGATCGTATCAATGGCACTCGTCCAGCCGGGCACTGCACTGGCCCAGGGCAAATATGTGATTGGAACCGTTATTGATCAGACGAATCAGAAAGGGGTTGACAAAGTGACGGTCATCAACCAGCGAACCCGCCAACGTGCTCGTACGAATGCAACGGGTCGTTTTTTCCTGACCGCGGTCCCCGGCGACTCGCTCATCCTGACAAGCCAGCTTTATAACCGTATCGGCATTCGCTACGACGGGTCCGATAACCCGACCATTACGGCGCTGGCCTTGCCGCCCATGCCCTATCGCGTTGTCGATCTGGCAGAAGTAACGGTTACGGGGAAACGGTACGAAGAAGTGAAGCGCGAAATTCAGCAGATACTGGACGAACCCACGGCGTCAAAGAAAGTAACGGGTGAACAGGCGTTTGATCGGCTGGCCGACGGCGCGGGCGTTACGCTGCTGTACGAAATGTTCGCTAAACGACCTAAATCAGATCGCAAGGCTTATTTTATCATGCAACAGGATCGTCGTCATGCGCTCGCGCTGGAACGCTTTCGGTTACTGGTCGAGCAATCAACGAACTTGAAAACGGACGAGGTCGATCGATTCTTCGACTTCTGCGATCTGGATGATGAATTTCTGCTCAAGGCCGAAGACTACGACCTTATCAACACCATTCAGCAGTTGAGAAACCGCTACCGGGATGGCTTCAATCGACCCAGTCGCCTTTCCTCTGACCCGGCGGATAAAACACCCAAGCAACGCTAG
- a CDS encoding HAD family hydrolase, whose translation MKAVIFDMDGVIVDTNPHHRIAWREYYQRYGKTLSDSDFIQYVSGKHNTDIVAHLFADRTLSAEESARLAHEKEALFRELYQHDITPVAGIVDFLKALKAAGIRTAVATSAPAENLDFIIDALNIRSYFDALLNESMVNHPKPDPEIYEKAMAQLGVEPSDCVVFEDSMTGIQAGKASGARVVGLATTETPDELRPFVDDVIHDFTEMNLDRLQQLVKVF comes from the coding sequence ATGAAAGCAGTAATTTTTGATATGGATGGCGTGATCGTAGATACGAATCCGCATCACCGCATTGCCTGGCGCGAGTATTATCAACGCTACGGAAAAACATTGAGTGACAGCGATTTCATTCAGTATGTATCGGGCAAGCACAATACCGATATTGTAGCTCATTTATTTGCCGACCGTACACTTTCGGCTGAAGAGTCTGCACGATTAGCGCATGAAAAAGAAGCGTTATTTCGCGAACTCTATCAGCACGACATTACGCCCGTTGCCGGTATCGTTGACTTTTTGAAAGCCCTGAAAGCGGCTGGTATTCGTACGGCGGTGGCGACTTCGGCACCGGCCGAGAACCTCGATTTCATTATCGATGCGCTCAATATTCGTTCCTATTTCGACGCACTGCTGAACGAAAGCATGGTGAATCACCCCAAACCTGATCCGGAAATCTACGAGAAGGCCATGGCGCAACTAGGCGTTGAGCCGTCGGATTGTGTTGTCTTTGAGGATTCGATGACGGGCATTCAGGCGGGTAAAGCATCGGGAGCGCGCGTGGTTGGTCTGGCTACAACCGAGACGCCCGACGAGCTTCGTCCTTTCGTGGATGATGTTATTCATGACTTTACGGAAATGAATCTGGATCGTCTTCAGCAACTCGTTAAGGTTTTTTAA
- a CDS encoding MFS transporter codes for MNTTFSVDKPHRNPFVRNLLTFFLNRHALAVGLVFASDSILFGSWVAHIPHVKEKLHLSDAELGLTLFAMPVGLLIMNPVSGWVIAKLGEAKACFWSAIGLALAVLIPLNAPNPAILAIGLFLMGLNAALINVAMNTSATNLERSQGIVIMSSCHGMWSLGGLLGSGIAGGVIALHVSPSVHVVVMSGLILVLTLVLQPILAQIPSSSRTETGEKAGSSFVMPNVDLLLMILIGLALAMGEGAAFDWSAVYLRETLGASSQIAALGFGSFSLMMTSFRFLGDAIIPKIGPKRWLQIGGLLAAFGLFVAIAFPYPATALIGFAILGAGCSLGAPILYAASMRVPGIPPAAGLATFATFSFIGFLAGPPIIGFVAEGFGLYYGLGFVAIMLLISAGLSRIVNLF; via the coding sequence ATGAATACTACATTTTCGGTCGATAAGCCGCATCGGAATCCGTTCGTCCGCAACCTGCTGACGTTTTTTCTGAACCGGCATGCCTTAGCGGTTGGACTGGTCTTTGCTTCCGATAGCATTCTCTTTGGTAGTTGGGTGGCTCACATTCCACACGTGAAGGAGAAACTGCACCTTTCCGACGCAGAACTGGGCTTAACGCTCTTTGCCATGCCCGTTGGCTTGCTCATTATGAATCCCGTATCGGGTTGGGTTATTGCCAAACTGGGTGAAGCGAAAGCGTGTTTCTGGTCGGCAATCGGGCTGGCACTGGCGGTTTTAATTCCACTCAATGCGCCAAATCCGGCGATTCTGGCCATTGGTCTATTTTTGATGGGTCTTAACGCAGCCCTCATTAATGTCGCCATGAACACCAGCGCAACCAATCTGGAACGGTCGCAGGGCATTGTCATTATGTCTTCGTGTCATGGTATGTGGAGTCTGGGGGGCCTGCTGGGATCGGGTATTGCCGGAGGGGTTATTGCGCTGCATGTTTCGCCATCGGTCCACGTCGTGGTCATGTCGGGCCTGATTCTTGTCCTAACGCTGGTTCTACAACCTATACTCGCCCAGATTCCGTCGAGCAGCCGAACGGAAACCGGCGAGAAAGCGGGGTCTTCGTTCGTTATGCCGAACGTTGATCTGTTGCTGATGATCCTGATTGGTTTGGCACTGGCCATGGGCGAAGGGGCCGCTTTCGACTGGAGTGCGGTTTACCTACGGGAAACGCTTGGTGCCAGTAGTCAGATTGCTGCGCTTGGCTTCGGCAGCTTCTCGCTGATGATGACAAGCTTTCGCTTCCTGGGGGATGCTATCATTCCAAAAATCGGCCCGAAACGCTGGTTGCAGATCGGGGGGTTGTTGGCTGCCTTCGGACTGTTCGTTGCCATCGCCTTTCCGTACCCGGCAACGGCCCTGATCGGCTTTGCCATACTCGGAGCAGGCTGTTCATTGGGCGCGCCTATACTCTATGCAGCTTCCATGCGCGTACCGGGCATTCCTCCCGCTGCCGGGCTGGCTACGTTCGCGACGTTTAGCTTCATCGGCTTTTTGGCTGGGCCACCCATTATCGGGTTTGTAGCCGAAGGGTTTGGCTTGTATTACGGCCTTGGTTTCGTCGCTATCATGCTTTTGATCTCTGCCGGTCTGTCCCGGATTGTAAACTTATTTTAA
- the msrA gene encoding peptide-methionine (S)-S-oxide reductase MsrA — protein MKRIHLFALTILLLAGCAQGQSQDYTPAKLPTPKAGEAVATFAGGCFWAMEEGMNQLKGVNEVISGYSGGTVKNPTYEQVGTDQTGHAESVQVYYDPKVITYPQLLDAFFAGHDPTTLNRQGPDVGRDYRSVAFYRTPAEKAEIEEAIQRVNSSKHYSGKVVTEVVPFKVFYTAENYHQNYFALHPDQPYIQRVSLPKVEKLRKAMAGHLKNSTGLTMN, from the coding sequence ATGAAACGGATTCACTTATTTGCGCTGACGATACTCCTGCTGGCGGGGTGCGCACAAGGCCAGTCTCAGGATTACACACCAGCGAAATTACCGACGCCTAAAGCGGGTGAAGCCGTAGCCACCTTTGCCGGTGGGTGCTTCTGGGCTATGGAAGAAGGGATGAACCAGCTCAAAGGCGTCAACGAAGTCATTTCGGGCTATTCGGGGGGTACGGTCAAAAACCCAACGTACGAACAGGTCGGCACGGATCAAACGGGTCACGCGGAGTCAGTACAGGTTTATTACGACCCTAAGGTAATCACCTATCCGCAATTGCTCGATGCGTTTTTTGCGGGTCATGATCCAACCACGCTAAACCGCCAGGGACCCGATGTTGGCCGCGATTACCGGTCGGTCGCTTTTTACCGGACACCCGCCGAGAAAGCAGAAATTGAAGAAGCCATCCAACGCGTGAACAGTTCCAAACACTACAGCGGTAAAGTGGTAACGGAAGTAGTGCCGTTCAAGGTTTTCTACACCGCCGAGAACTATCACCAGAACTATTTCGCGCTGCACCCCGACCAGCCTTACATTCAGCGGGTGTCGCTGCCTAAGGTTGAAAAGCTTCGAAAAGCGATGGCGGGTCACCTGAAAAATAGTACGGGGTTGACAATGAATTAG
- a CDS encoding helix-turn-helix domain-containing protein — protein MKLQFEKIEPEAGSSFRVIHTTEPETCRVYWHYHPEYEIVFIPFGDGQRRVGTNVSRYDEGELIFIGPNLPHLNFSYGKEGQFEEIVVQMRDDFLGEPFLHKPELTSVRRLFERAHRGLTFGNETKKLVGPWLAQLPDQPPFERLLTLLRVLQQLADAPDGQPLHADGIRFDLNPKEQERINQVCQYVETHYAQPMDVRNVADLANLTVPAFCRYFKRITQLTFTDFVNEYRVNQARRLLQSSRTVADVGFAVGFNNLSHFNKTFRAVTGQTPSAYRKALVG, from the coding sequence ATGAAGTTACAATTCGAAAAAATAGAGCCCGAAGCCGGCAGTTCGTTTCGGGTTATTCATACTACCGAGCCTGAAACCTGCCGGGTCTATTGGCATTATCATCCCGAGTATGAGATCGTTTTTATTCCGTTTGGGGATGGGCAGCGACGCGTCGGCACCAACGTTTCTCGGTACGACGAGGGTGAACTGATATTTATCGGCCCAAACCTGCCCCACCTGAACTTCAGTTACGGGAAGGAGGGGCAATTTGAAGAAATCGTCGTGCAGATGCGCGATGACTTTCTGGGTGAACCATTTCTGCATAAGCCGGAATTGACCTCCGTCCGGCGTTTGTTCGAACGGGCACATAGGGGGTTGACCTTCGGCAATGAGACCAAGAAACTGGTAGGGCCGTGGCTAGCCCAACTTCCTGATCAGCCGCCCTTCGAGCGACTGCTGACTTTGTTGCGGGTGTTACAGCAATTGGCCGATGCGCCCGATGGCCAGCCGCTCCACGCCGATGGGATTCGGTTTGATCTAAATCCGAAAGAGCAGGAGCGGATCAATCAGGTGTGTCAGTACGTTGAAACGCATTATGCGCAGCCAATGGACGTTCGGAACGTGGCGGATCTGGCCAACCTGACTGTCCCGGCGTTTTGTCGGTATTTCAAACGCATAACGCAACTGACGTTTACCGATTTCGTGAATGAATATCGGGTCAACCAGGCCCGGCGACTGCTGCAATCCTCCCGAACGGTGGCCGACGTGGGTTTTGCGGTCGGATTCAACAATCTTTCTCATTTCAACAAAACGTTCCGGGCTGTGACGGGGCAGACGCCTAGTGCCTACCGTA